One Buteo buteo chromosome 31, bButBut1.hap1.1, whole genome shotgun sequence genomic region harbors:
- the RUSF1 gene encoding RUS family member 1 isoform X6, with amino-acid sequence MKRPEGPGGGLGPPQDPPPPLCRELWGSREAARYREDSRGGLQRLVPPGACSHSCLRRAAARVLLPQGYPESVSPDYLQYQCWDALQHPDGRLGHPGGSPGRGGGRQRRHRHRGHPHLGAAGFPPKPAPVPKIARFHPKTGAPADGVGMVTRITFAWLQGTRLDCEAKQWRLAADVLNDAALVLELLAPAWPRAGPALLALAAAAKCIVGVAGGATRAALAVHQARRDNVADVAAKDGSQETLVNGAGLLLALVLLPLLEGRPWVTWGVVTLLLATHLGANLRALGALRLPTLNRPRLRLALGGALRGGARQGGVRQPHPTGDAVIVVPGPDEVNPREPLLPGFSTRLTLHLGAPLHRLVHSEAEFRKALECGTEDYIIVLRPSRAPGTVPWGVVAESSRLWRTLGPAFLRGLAAAGWETGRHLLAPDEWQLDWAGPEGGAPGDEPRPSPHNRLRPSAD; translated from the exons ATGAAGCGGCCGgagggtcccgggggggggctgggacccccccaggaccccccccctccgctCTGCCGGGAGCTCTGGGGGTCCCGAGAGGCCGCCCGGTACCGGGAGGATTCCCGGGGGGGGCTCCAGCGTCTCGTCCCCCCCGGGGCTTGCTCGCATTCCTGCCTGCGCCGCGCTGCCGCC cgagTGCTGCTGCCACAGGGGTACCCCGAAAGCGTCAGCCCCGACTACCTCCAGTACCAGTGCTGGGACGCTCTTCAG CACCCTGACGGGCGCCTTGGCCACCCGGGCGGTTCTCCAGGCCGTGGGGGTGGGCGACAGCGCCGCCACCGTCACCGGGGCCACCCTCACCTGGGTGCTGCGGG tttccccccaaaacccgCGCCCGTCCCCAAAATCGCCCGTTTTCACCCCAAAACCGGTGCCCCCGCAGACGGGGTGGGGATGGTGACCCGCATCACCTTCGCCTGGCTCCAGGG GACCCGCCTGGACTGCGAGGCCAAGCAGTGGCG GCTGGCGGCCGACGTGCTGAACGACGCGGCGCTcgtgctggagctgctggcgCCCGCCTGGCCGCGCGCCGGCCCCGCCCTCCTGGCGCTGGCGGCCGCCGCCAAG TGCATCGTGGGCGTGGCGGGCGGGGCCACGCGGGCGGCGCTGGCCGTGCACCAGGCGCGGAGGGACAACGTGGCCGACGTGGCCGCCAAGGACGGCAGCCAG GAGACGCTGGTGAACGGggcggggctgctgctggcgctggtgctgctgccgctgctggaGGGGCGGCCGTG ggtgacGTGGGGGGTGGTGACGCTGCTGCTGGCGACCCACCTGGGGGCCAACCTGCGGGCGCTGGGGGCCCTGCGCCTCCCCACCCTCAACCGGCCCCGCCTCCGCCTCGCCCTGGGCGGGGCCTTGAGGGGCGGGGCCCGGCAGGGCGGGGTTCGGCAGCCCCACCCCACCGGAGACGCCGTCATCGTCGTCCCAGGGCCTGACGAAGTCAACCCCCGCGAGCCCCTCCTGCCGG GCTTCAGCACCCGCCTCACCCTCCATTTAGGTGCCCCCCTGCACCGGCTGGTCCACAG cgaaGCCGAATTCCGGAAGGCGCTGGAATGCGGCACCGAGGATTACATCATCGTGCTGCGCCCCTCCCGAG CGCCGGGGACGGTGCCGTGGGGCGTCGTGGCCGAGAGCTCCCGCCTGTGGCGCACGCTGGGCCCCGCCTTCCTGCGCG GATTGGCGGCCGCCGGTTGGGAGACGGGGCGGCACCTCCTGGCCCCCGACGAATGGCAGCTCGACTGGGCGGGGCCCGAGGGCGGGGCCCCTGGGGACGAGCCCCGCCCTTCCCCCCATAACCGGCTCCGCCCTTCCGCGGATTGA
- the RUSF1 gene encoding RUS family member 1 isoform X3: protein MKRPEGPGGGLGPPQDPPPPLCRELWGSREAARYREDSRGGLQRLVPPGACSHSCLRRAAARVLLPQGYPESVSPDYLQYQCWDALQHPDGRLGHPGGSPGRGGGRQRRHRHRGHPHLGAAGFPPKPAPVPKIARFHPKTGAPADGVGMVTRITFAWLQGTRLDCEAKQWRLAADVLNDAALVLELLAPAWPRAGPALLALAAAAKETLVNGAGLLLALVLLPLLEGRPWVTWGVVTLLLATHLGANLRALGALRLPTLNRPRLRLALGGALRGGARQGGVRQPHPTGDAVIVVPGPDEVNPREPLLPGFSTRLTLHLGAPLHRLVHSEAEFRKALECGTEDYIIVLRPSRGWVGVGLRRGAPPDAPLRACAQALLLEELLGPDLPPGAPGGAALRPLQQRLRRCPPGTVPWGVVAESSRLWRTLGPAFLRGLAAAGWETGRHLLAPDEWQLDWAGPEGGAPGDEPRPSPHNRLRPSAD from the exons ATGAAGCGGCCGgagggtcccgggggggggctgggacccccccaggaccccccccctccgctCTGCCGGGAGCTCTGGGGGTCCCGAGAGGCCGCCCGGTACCGGGAGGATTCCCGGGGGGGGCTCCAGCGTCTCGTCCCCCCCGGGGCTTGCTCGCATTCCTGCCTGCGCCGCGCTGCCGCC cgagTGCTGCTGCCACAGGGGTACCCCGAAAGCGTCAGCCCCGACTACCTCCAGTACCAGTGCTGGGACGCTCTTCAG CACCCTGACGGGCGCCTTGGCCACCCGGGCGGTTCTCCAGGCCGTGGGGGTGGGCGACAGCGCCGCCACCGTCACCGGGGCCACCCTCACCTGGGTGCTGCGGG tttccccccaaaacccgCGCCCGTCCCCAAAATCGCCCGTTTTCACCCCAAAACCGGTGCCCCCGCAGACGGGGTGGGGATGGTGACCCGCATCACCTTCGCCTGGCTCCAGGG GACCCGCCTGGACTGCGAGGCCAAGCAGTGGCG GCTGGCGGCCGACGTGCTGAACGACGCGGCGCTcgtgctggagctgctggcgCCCGCCTGGCCGCGCGCCGGCCCCGCCCTCCTGGCGCTGGCGGCCGCCGCCAAG GAGACGCTGGTGAACGGggcggggctgctgctggcgctggtgctgctgccgctgctggaGGGGCGGCCGTG ggtgacGTGGGGGGTGGTGACGCTGCTGCTGGCGACCCACCTGGGGGCCAACCTGCGGGCGCTGGGGGCCCTGCGCCTCCCCACCCTCAACCGGCCCCGCCTCCGCCTCGCCCTGGGCGGGGCCTTGAGGGGCGGGGCCCGGCAGGGCGGGGTTCGGCAGCCCCACCCCACCGGAGACGCCGTCATCGTCGTCCCAGGGCCTGACGAAGTCAACCCCCGCGAGCCCCTCCTGCCGG GCTTCAGCACCCGCCTCACCCTCCATTTAGGTGCCCCCCTGCACCGGCTGGTCCACAG cgaaGCCGAATTCCGGAAGGCGCTGGAATGCGGCACCGAGGATTACATCATCGTGCTGCGCCCCTCCCGAG GCTGGGTGGGGGTGGGCCTGCGCCGGGGGGCCCCCCCCGACGCCCCCCTGCGCGCCTGCGCCCAGgcgctgctgctggaggagctgctgggaccCGACCTGCCCCCGGGGGCGCCCGGGGGGGCCGCCCTGCGCCCGCTGCAGCAACGCCTGCGACGCTGCC CGCCGGGGACGGTGCCGTGGGGCGTCGTGGCCGAGAGCTCCCGCCTGTGGCGCACGCTGGGCCCCGCCTTCCTGCGCG GATTGGCGGCCGCCGGTTGGGAGACGGGGCGGCACCTCCTGGCCCCCGACGAATGGCAGCTCGACTGGGCGGGGCCCGAGGGCGGGGCCCCTGGGGACGAGCCCCGCCCTTCCCCCCATAACCGGCTCCGCCCTTCCGCGGATTGA
- the RUSF1 gene encoding RUS family member 1 isoform X1, with translation MKRPEGPGGGLGPPQDPPPPLCRELWGSREAARYREDSRGGLQRLVPPGACSHSCLRRAAARVLLPQGYPESVSPDYLQYQCWDALQHPDGRLGHPGGSPGRGGGRQRRHRHRGHPHLGAAGFPPKPAPVPKIARFHPKTGAPADGVGMVTRITFAWLQGTRLDCEAKQWRLAADVLNDAALVLELLAPAWPRAGPALLALAAAAKCIVGVAGGATRAALAVHQARRDNVADVAAKDGSQETLVNGAGLLLALVLLPLLEGRPWVTWGVVTLLLATHLGANLRALGALRLPTLNRPRLRLALGGALRGGARQGGVRQPHPTGDAVIVVPGPDEVNPREPLLPGFSTRLTLHLGAPLHRLVHSEAEFRKALECGTEDYIIVLRPSRGWVGVGLRRGAPPDAPLRACAQALLLEELLGPDLPPGAPGGAALRPLQQRLRRCPPGTVPWGVVAESSRLWRTLGPAFLRGLAAAGWETGRHLLAPDEWQLDWAGPEGGAPGDEPRPSPHNRLRPSAD, from the exons ATGAAGCGGCCGgagggtcccgggggggggctgggacccccccaggaccccccccctccgctCTGCCGGGAGCTCTGGGGGTCCCGAGAGGCCGCCCGGTACCGGGAGGATTCCCGGGGGGGGCTCCAGCGTCTCGTCCCCCCCGGGGCTTGCTCGCATTCCTGCCTGCGCCGCGCTGCCGCC cgagTGCTGCTGCCACAGGGGTACCCCGAAAGCGTCAGCCCCGACTACCTCCAGTACCAGTGCTGGGACGCTCTTCAG CACCCTGACGGGCGCCTTGGCCACCCGGGCGGTTCTCCAGGCCGTGGGGGTGGGCGACAGCGCCGCCACCGTCACCGGGGCCACCCTCACCTGGGTGCTGCGGG tttccccccaaaacccgCGCCCGTCCCCAAAATCGCCCGTTTTCACCCCAAAACCGGTGCCCCCGCAGACGGGGTGGGGATGGTGACCCGCATCACCTTCGCCTGGCTCCAGGG GACCCGCCTGGACTGCGAGGCCAAGCAGTGGCG GCTGGCGGCCGACGTGCTGAACGACGCGGCGCTcgtgctggagctgctggcgCCCGCCTGGCCGCGCGCCGGCCCCGCCCTCCTGGCGCTGGCGGCCGCCGCCAAG TGCATCGTGGGCGTGGCGGGCGGGGCCACGCGGGCGGCGCTGGCCGTGCACCAGGCGCGGAGGGACAACGTGGCCGACGTGGCCGCCAAGGACGGCAGCCAG GAGACGCTGGTGAACGGggcggggctgctgctggcgctggtgctgctgccgctgctggaGGGGCGGCCGTG ggtgacGTGGGGGGTGGTGACGCTGCTGCTGGCGACCCACCTGGGGGCCAACCTGCGGGCGCTGGGGGCCCTGCGCCTCCCCACCCTCAACCGGCCCCGCCTCCGCCTCGCCCTGGGCGGGGCCTTGAGGGGCGGGGCCCGGCAGGGCGGGGTTCGGCAGCCCCACCCCACCGGAGACGCCGTCATCGTCGTCCCAGGGCCTGACGAAGTCAACCCCCGCGAGCCCCTCCTGCCGG GCTTCAGCACCCGCCTCACCCTCCATTTAGGTGCCCCCCTGCACCGGCTGGTCCACAG cgaaGCCGAATTCCGGAAGGCGCTGGAATGCGGCACCGAGGATTACATCATCGTGCTGCGCCCCTCCCGAG GCTGGGTGGGGGTGGGCCTGCGCCGGGGGGCCCCCCCCGACGCCCCCCTGCGCGCCTGCGCCCAGgcgctgctgctggaggagctgctgggaccCGACCTGCCCCCGGGGGCGCCCGGGGGGGCCGCCCTGCGCCCGCTGCAGCAACGCCTGCGACGCTGCC CGCCGGGGACGGTGCCGTGGGGCGTCGTGGCCGAGAGCTCCCGCCTGTGGCGCACGCTGGGCCCCGCCTTCCTGCGCG GATTGGCGGCCGCCGGTTGGGAGACGGGGCGGCACCTCCTGGCCCCCGACGAATGGCAGCTCGACTGGGCGGGGCCCGAGGGCGGGGCCCCTGGGGACGAGCCCCGCCCTTCCCCCCATAACCGGCTCCGCCCTTCCGCGGATTGA
- the RUSF1 gene encoding RUS family member 1 isoform X5 has product MKRPEGPGGGLGPPQDPPPPLCRELWGSREAARYREDSRGGLQRLVPPGACSHSCLRRAAARVLLPQGYPESVSPDYLQYQCWDALQHPDGRLGHPGGSPGRGGGRQRRHRHRGHPHLGAAGTRLDCEAKQWRLAADVLNDAALVLELLAPAWPRAGPALLALAAAAKCIVGVAGGATRAALAVHQARRDNVADVAAKDGSQETLVNGAGLLLALVLLPLLEGRPWVTWGVVTLLLATHLGANLRALGALRLPTLNRPRLRLALGGALRGGARQGGVRQPHPTGDAVIVVPGPDEVNPREPLLPGFSTRLTLHLGAPLHRLVHSEAEFRKALECGTEDYIIVLRPSRGWVGVGLRRGAPPDAPLRACAQALLLEELLGPDLPPGAPGGAALRPLQQRLRRCPPGTVPWGVVAESSRLWRTLGPAFLRGLAAAGWETGRHLLAPDEWQLDWAGPEGGAPGDEPRPSPHNRLRPSAD; this is encoded by the exons ATGAAGCGGCCGgagggtcccgggggggggctgggacccccccaggaccccccccctccgctCTGCCGGGAGCTCTGGGGGTCCCGAGAGGCCGCCCGGTACCGGGAGGATTCCCGGGGGGGGCTCCAGCGTCTCGTCCCCCCCGGGGCTTGCTCGCATTCCTGCCTGCGCCGCGCTGCCGCC cgagTGCTGCTGCCACAGGGGTACCCCGAAAGCGTCAGCCCCGACTACCTCCAGTACCAGTGCTGGGACGCTCTTCAG CACCCTGACGGGCGCCTTGGCCACCCGGGCGGTTCTCCAGGCCGTGGGGGTGGGCGACAGCGCCGCCACCGTCACCGGGGCCACCCTCACCTGGGTGCTGCGGG GACCCGCCTGGACTGCGAGGCCAAGCAGTGGCG GCTGGCGGCCGACGTGCTGAACGACGCGGCGCTcgtgctggagctgctggcgCCCGCCTGGCCGCGCGCCGGCCCCGCCCTCCTGGCGCTGGCGGCCGCCGCCAAG TGCATCGTGGGCGTGGCGGGCGGGGCCACGCGGGCGGCGCTGGCCGTGCACCAGGCGCGGAGGGACAACGTGGCCGACGTGGCCGCCAAGGACGGCAGCCAG GAGACGCTGGTGAACGGggcggggctgctgctggcgctggtgctgctgccgctgctggaGGGGCGGCCGTG ggtgacGTGGGGGGTGGTGACGCTGCTGCTGGCGACCCACCTGGGGGCCAACCTGCGGGCGCTGGGGGCCCTGCGCCTCCCCACCCTCAACCGGCCCCGCCTCCGCCTCGCCCTGGGCGGGGCCTTGAGGGGCGGGGCCCGGCAGGGCGGGGTTCGGCAGCCCCACCCCACCGGAGACGCCGTCATCGTCGTCCCAGGGCCTGACGAAGTCAACCCCCGCGAGCCCCTCCTGCCGG GCTTCAGCACCCGCCTCACCCTCCATTTAGGTGCCCCCCTGCACCGGCTGGTCCACAG cgaaGCCGAATTCCGGAAGGCGCTGGAATGCGGCACCGAGGATTACATCATCGTGCTGCGCCCCTCCCGAG GCTGGGTGGGGGTGGGCCTGCGCCGGGGGGCCCCCCCCGACGCCCCCCTGCGCGCCTGCGCCCAGgcgctgctgctggaggagctgctgggaccCGACCTGCCCCCGGGGGCGCCCGGGGGGGCCGCCCTGCGCCCGCTGCAGCAACGCCTGCGACGCTGCC CGCCGGGGACGGTGCCGTGGGGCGTCGTGGCCGAGAGCTCCCGCCTGTGGCGCACGCTGGGCCCCGCCTTCCTGCGCG GATTGGCGGCCGCCGGTTGGGAGACGGGGCGGCACCTCCTGGCCCCCGACGAATGGCAGCTCGACTGGGCGGGGCCCGAGGGCGGGGCCCCTGGGGACGAGCCCCGCCCTTCCCCCCATAACCGGCTCCGCCCTTCCGCGGATTGA
- the RUSF1 gene encoding RUS family member 1 isoform X4: protein MKRPEGPGGGLGPPQDPPPPLCRELWGSREAARYREDSRGGLQRLVPPGACSHSCLRRAAARVLLPQGYPESVSPDYLQYQCWDALQAVGVGDSAATVTGATLTWVLRDGVGMVTRITFAWLQGTRLDCEAKQWRLAADVLNDAALVLELLAPAWPRAGPALLALAAAAKCIVGVAGGATRAALAVHQARRDNVADVAAKDGSQETLVNGAGLLLALVLLPLLEGRPWVTWGVVTLLLATHLGANLRALGALRLPTLNRPRLRLALGGALRGGARQGGVRQPHPTGDAVIVVPGPDEVNPREPLLPGFSTRLTLHLGAPLHRLVHSEAEFRKALECGTEDYIIVLRPSRGWVGVGLRRGAPPDAPLRACAQALLLEELLGPDLPPGAPGGAALRPLQQRLRRCPPGTVPWGVVAESSRLWRTLGPAFLRGLAAAGWETGRHLLAPDEWQLDWAGPEGGAPGDEPRPSPHNRLRPSAD from the exons ATGAAGCGGCCGgagggtcccgggggggggctgggacccccccaggaccccccccctccgctCTGCCGGGAGCTCTGGGGGTCCCGAGAGGCCGCCCGGTACCGGGAGGATTCCCGGGGGGGGCTCCAGCGTCTCGTCCCCCCCGGGGCTTGCTCGCATTCCTGCCTGCGCCGCGCTGCCGCC cgagTGCTGCTGCCACAGGGGTACCCCGAAAGCGTCAGCCCCGACTACCTCCAGTACCAGTGCTGGGACGCTCTTCAG GCCGTGGGGGTGGGCGACAGCGCCGCCACCGTCACCGGGGCCACCCTCACCTGGGTGCTGCGGG ACGGGGTGGGGATGGTGACCCGCATCACCTTCGCCTGGCTCCAGGG GACCCGCCTGGACTGCGAGGCCAAGCAGTGGCG GCTGGCGGCCGACGTGCTGAACGACGCGGCGCTcgtgctggagctgctggcgCCCGCCTGGCCGCGCGCCGGCCCCGCCCTCCTGGCGCTGGCGGCCGCCGCCAAG TGCATCGTGGGCGTGGCGGGCGGGGCCACGCGGGCGGCGCTGGCCGTGCACCAGGCGCGGAGGGACAACGTGGCCGACGTGGCCGCCAAGGACGGCAGCCAG GAGACGCTGGTGAACGGggcggggctgctgctggcgctggtgctgctgccgctgctggaGGGGCGGCCGTG ggtgacGTGGGGGGTGGTGACGCTGCTGCTGGCGACCCACCTGGGGGCCAACCTGCGGGCGCTGGGGGCCCTGCGCCTCCCCACCCTCAACCGGCCCCGCCTCCGCCTCGCCCTGGGCGGGGCCTTGAGGGGCGGGGCCCGGCAGGGCGGGGTTCGGCAGCCCCACCCCACCGGAGACGCCGTCATCGTCGTCCCAGGGCCTGACGAAGTCAACCCCCGCGAGCCCCTCCTGCCGG GCTTCAGCACCCGCCTCACCCTCCATTTAGGTGCCCCCCTGCACCGGCTGGTCCACAG cgaaGCCGAATTCCGGAAGGCGCTGGAATGCGGCACCGAGGATTACATCATCGTGCTGCGCCCCTCCCGAG GCTGGGTGGGGGTGGGCCTGCGCCGGGGGGCCCCCCCCGACGCCCCCCTGCGCGCCTGCGCCCAGgcgctgctgctggaggagctgctgggaccCGACCTGCCCCCGGGGGCGCCCGGGGGGGCCGCCCTGCGCCCGCTGCAGCAACGCCTGCGACGCTGCC CGCCGGGGACGGTGCCGTGGGGCGTCGTGGCCGAGAGCTCCCGCCTGTGGCGCACGCTGGGCCCCGCCTTCCTGCGCG GATTGGCGGCCGCCGGTTGGGAGACGGGGCGGCACCTCCTGGCCCCCGACGAATGGCAGCTCGACTGGGCGGGGCCCGAGGGCGGGGCCCCTGGGGACGAGCCCCGCCCTTCCCCCCATAACCGGCTCCGCCCTTCCGCGGATTGA
- the RUSF1 gene encoding RUS family member 1 isoform X2, whose amino-acid sequence MKRPEGPGGGLGPPQDPPPPLCRELWGSREAARYREDSRGGLQRLVPPGACSHSCLRRAAARVLLPQGYPESVSPDYLQYQCWDALQALCSTLTGALATRAVLQAVGVGDSAATVTGATLTWVLRDGVGMVTRITFAWLQGTRLDCEAKQWRLAADVLNDAALVLELLAPAWPRAGPALLALAAAAKCIVGVAGGATRAALAVHQARRDNVADVAAKDGSQETLVNGAGLLLALVLLPLLEGRPWVTWGVVTLLLATHLGANLRALGALRLPTLNRPRLRLALGGALRGGARQGGVRQPHPTGDAVIVVPGPDEVNPREPLLPGFSTRLTLHLGAPLHRLVHSEAEFRKALECGTEDYIIVLRPSRGWVGVGLRRGAPPDAPLRACAQALLLEELLGPDLPPGAPGGAALRPLQQRLRRCPPGTVPWGVVAESSRLWRTLGPAFLRGLAAAGWETGRHLLAPDEWQLDWAGPEGGAPGDEPRPSPHNRLRPSAD is encoded by the exons ATGAAGCGGCCGgagggtcccgggggggggctgggacccccccaggaccccccccctccgctCTGCCGGGAGCTCTGGGGGTCCCGAGAGGCCGCCCGGTACCGGGAGGATTCCCGGGGGGGGCTCCAGCGTCTCGTCCCCCCCGGGGCTTGCTCGCATTCCTGCCTGCGCCGCGCTGCCGCC cgagTGCTGCTGCCACAGGGGTACCCCGAAAGCGTCAGCCCCGACTACCTCCAGTACCAGTGCTGGGACGCTCTTCAG GCGCTGTGCAGCACCCTGACGGGCGCCTTGGCCACCCGGGCGGTTCTCCAGGCCGTGGGGGTGGGCGACAGCGCCGCCACCGTCACCGGGGCCACCCTCACCTGGGTGCTGCGGG ACGGGGTGGGGATGGTGACCCGCATCACCTTCGCCTGGCTCCAGGG GACCCGCCTGGACTGCGAGGCCAAGCAGTGGCG GCTGGCGGCCGACGTGCTGAACGACGCGGCGCTcgtgctggagctgctggcgCCCGCCTGGCCGCGCGCCGGCCCCGCCCTCCTGGCGCTGGCGGCCGCCGCCAAG TGCATCGTGGGCGTGGCGGGCGGGGCCACGCGGGCGGCGCTGGCCGTGCACCAGGCGCGGAGGGACAACGTGGCCGACGTGGCCGCCAAGGACGGCAGCCAG GAGACGCTGGTGAACGGggcggggctgctgctggcgctggtgctgctgccgctgctggaGGGGCGGCCGTG ggtgacGTGGGGGGTGGTGACGCTGCTGCTGGCGACCCACCTGGGGGCCAACCTGCGGGCGCTGGGGGCCCTGCGCCTCCCCACCCTCAACCGGCCCCGCCTCCGCCTCGCCCTGGGCGGGGCCTTGAGGGGCGGGGCCCGGCAGGGCGGGGTTCGGCAGCCCCACCCCACCGGAGACGCCGTCATCGTCGTCCCAGGGCCTGACGAAGTCAACCCCCGCGAGCCCCTCCTGCCGG GCTTCAGCACCCGCCTCACCCTCCATTTAGGTGCCCCCCTGCACCGGCTGGTCCACAG cgaaGCCGAATTCCGGAAGGCGCTGGAATGCGGCACCGAGGATTACATCATCGTGCTGCGCCCCTCCCGAG GCTGGGTGGGGGTGGGCCTGCGCCGGGGGGCCCCCCCCGACGCCCCCCTGCGCGCCTGCGCCCAGgcgctgctgctggaggagctgctgggaccCGACCTGCCCCCGGGGGCGCCCGGGGGGGCCGCCCTGCGCCCGCTGCAGCAACGCCTGCGACGCTGCC CGCCGGGGACGGTGCCGTGGGGCGTCGTGGCCGAGAGCTCCCGCCTGTGGCGCACGCTGGGCCCCGCCTTCCTGCGCG GATTGGCGGCCGCCGGTTGGGAGACGGGGCGGCACCTCCTGGCCCCCGACGAATGGCAGCTCGACTGGGCGGGGCCCGAGGGCGGGGCCCCTGGGGACGAGCCCCGCCCTTCCCCCCATAACCGGCTCCGCCCTTCCGCGGATTGA
- the RUSF1 gene encoding RUS family member 1 isoform X7 — MKRPEGPGGGLGPPQDPPPPLCRELWGSREAARYREDSRGGLQRLVPPGACSHSCLRRAAARVLLPQGYPESVSPDYLQYQCWDALQHPDGRLGHPGGSPGRGGGRQRRHRHRGHPHLGAAGFPPKPAPVPKIARFHPKTGAPADGVGMVTRITFAWLQGTRLDCEAKQWRLAADVLNDAALVLELLAPAWPRAGPALLALAAAAKCIVGVAGGATRAALAVHQARRDNVADVAAKDGSQVPPCTGWSTAKPNSGRRWNAAPRITSSCCAPPEAGWGWACAGGPPPTPPCAPAPRRCCWRSCWDPTCPRGRPGGPPCARCSNACDAARRGRCRGASWPRAPACGARWAPPSCADWRPPVGRRGGTSWPPTNGSSTGRGPRAGPLGTSPALPPITGSALPRIDPNPPQNGAKKPAFFDDGSKNHQFGGRF; from the exons ATGAAGCGGCCGgagggtcccgggggggggctgggacccccccaggaccccccccctccgctCTGCCGGGAGCTCTGGGGGTCCCGAGAGGCCGCCCGGTACCGGGAGGATTCCCGGGGGGGGCTCCAGCGTCTCGTCCCCCCCGGGGCTTGCTCGCATTCCTGCCTGCGCCGCGCTGCCGCC cgagTGCTGCTGCCACAGGGGTACCCCGAAAGCGTCAGCCCCGACTACCTCCAGTACCAGTGCTGGGACGCTCTTCAG CACCCTGACGGGCGCCTTGGCCACCCGGGCGGTTCTCCAGGCCGTGGGGGTGGGCGACAGCGCCGCCACCGTCACCGGGGCCACCCTCACCTGGGTGCTGCGGG tttccccccaaaacccgCGCCCGTCCCCAAAATCGCCCGTTTTCACCCCAAAACCGGTGCCCCCGCAGACGGGGTGGGGATGGTGACCCGCATCACCTTCGCCTGGCTCCAGGG GACCCGCCTGGACTGCGAGGCCAAGCAGTGGCG GCTGGCGGCCGACGTGCTGAACGACGCGGCGCTcgtgctggagctgctggcgCCCGCCTGGCCGCGCGCCGGCCCCGCCCTCCTGGCGCTGGCGGCCGCCGCCAAG TGCATCGTGGGCGTGGCGGGCGGGGCCACGCGGGCGGCGCTGGCCGTGCACCAGGCGCGGAGGGACAACGTGGCCGACGTGGCCGCCAAGGACGGCAGCCAG GTGCCCCCCTGCACCGGCTGGTCCACAG cgaaGCCGAATTCCGGAAGGCGCTGGAATGCGGCACCGAGGATTACATCATCGTGCTGCGCCCCTCCCGAG GCTGGGTGGGGGTGGGCCTGCGCCGGGGGGCCCCCCCCGACGCCCCCCTGCGCGCCTGCGCCCAGgcgctgctgctggaggagctgctgggaccCGACCTGCCCCCGGGGGCGCCCGGGGGGGCCGCCCTGCGCCCGCTGCAGCAACGCCTGCGACGCTGCC CGCCGGGGACGGTGCCGTGGGGCGTCGTGGCCGAGAGCTCCCGCCTGTGGCGCACGCTGGGCCCCGCCTTCCTGCGCG GATTGGCGGCCGCCGGTTGGGAGACGGGGCGGCACCTCCTGGCCCCCGACGAATGGCAGCTCGACTGGGCGGGGCCCGAGGGCGGGGCCCCTGGGGACGAGCCCCGCCCTTCCCCCCATAACCGGCTCCGCCCTTCCGCGGATTGACCCCAACCCGCCCCAGAATGGGGCAAAAAAACCAGCGTTTTTCGACGACGGGTCCAAAAACCACCAGTTTGGGGGTCGTTTCTAA